One window from the genome of Spirosoma rhododendri encodes:
- a CDS encoding type II toxin-antitoxin system VapC family toxin codes for MEDKLILVDTSILIDFFRKTDKSNSALISLVRRGYSYCISAVTEYEIYIGATPAQIDFWNGFLDRTTVLPFDKLTANVAVDLTRTLKQNRNLIDIADLFIAATAIANNLPCATLNRKHFERITGLRMVN; via the coding sequence ATGGAGGACAAGCTGATACTGGTCGACACATCCATACTGATTGACTTCTTTCGGAAAACCGATAAATCGAACTCGGCGCTGATTTCTCTGGTCAGAAGAGGGTACAGCTACTGCATCTCTGCCGTTACAGAGTATGAGATTTACATCGGTGCTACCCCGGCACAAATCGACTTTTGGAATGGCTTTCTGGACCGGACAACGGTTTTGCCGTTCGACAAACTAACGGCTAACGTCGCAGTCGATCTTACCAGGACGTTGAAGCAGAATCGAAACCTTATCGACATCGCCGATCTGTTCATTGCAGCGACTGCCATAGCCAACAACCTGCCGTGTGCCACGCTGAACAGGAAACACTTCGAGCGAATTACCGGGCTGCGGATGGTAAACTAA
- the dnaB gene encoding replicative DNA helicase, with amino-acid sequence MENNPRPNQHFRKQQGFAGNRQQAGNQWLDTGLGKLPPQALDLEEAVLGALMIEKDALSSVVDILKPETFYKDAHQRIYNAILTLFGNSDPIDLLTVTQQLRKTGEIELVGGGGFVSELTFRVNSAANIEYHARVVSEQALKRALIAMSSTILRDAYEDTTDVFELLDRTEQSLFKISESNIKKNYADMSTIVRQALNELEIKKNQEGLTGVPSGFTNLDRVTSGWQPTELIILAARPAMGKTAFVVSALRNAAVDHGKPVAIFSLEMSSVQLVNRLISAEAEIDSEKIRKGTLAPHEWTQLHHKIQRLTEAPIFIDDTPALSILELRAKCRRLKAQHDIQMVVIDYLQLMSGDSSNKGGGNREQEIASISRALKNLAKELNVPVIALSQLSRAVETRGGDKKPQLSDLRESGSIEQDADMVCFLYRPEYYNITQDEEGNSTVGIGEVIIAKNRSGSLDTVQLRFVGKFTKFCDLDSYFEPVATQGFSPETNGLSSFEAPPSGGNVFRSKANDLSNFGNADPSKETPF; translated from the coding sequence ATGGAGAACAACCCACGCCCCAATCAGCACTTTCGGAAACAGCAAGGCTTTGCCGGTAATCGGCAACAGGCTGGTAACCAATGGCTCGATACCGGGCTGGGAAAGCTACCTCCGCAGGCACTCGATCTGGAGGAAGCGGTGCTGGGGGCACTCATGATCGAAAAGGACGCCCTCTCGTCGGTTGTCGACATTCTCAAGCCCGAGACATTCTACAAAGACGCCCATCAGCGTATCTACAACGCCATCCTGACGCTGTTCGGTAATTCCGATCCCATTGACCTGCTGACCGTTACCCAGCAGCTGCGCAAGACGGGTGAGATCGAGCTGGTCGGGGGCGGTGGCTTCGTTTCCGAGCTAACCTTCCGGGTTAACTCGGCCGCCAATATCGAGTACCACGCTCGTGTGGTATCGGAACAAGCACTGAAACGCGCCCTGATCGCGATGTCGTCAACGATCCTTCGCGATGCCTACGAGGACACGACCGATGTGTTTGAACTCCTCGACCGCACGGAACAGTCGCTCTTCAAGATTTCGGAGTCGAACATCAAGAAGAACTACGCCGACATGAGCACCATCGTGCGGCAGGCGCTTAACGAACTCGAGATAAAAAAGAATCAGGAAGGTCTCACCGGTGTCCCCTCCGGCTTCACCAACCTCGACCGCGTCACCTCCGGCTGGCAACCAACGGAACTAATCATCTTAGCCGCTAGACCAGCTATGGGAAAGACGGCATTTGTCGTTAGTGCCCTGCGGAATGCGGCTGTCGACCACGGTAAGCCGGTCGCGATTTTCTCGCTGGAGATGTCGTCGGTGCAGTTGGTGAATCGTCTGATTTCGGCGGAAGCGGAGATCGATTCGGAGAAAATCAGGAAGGGAACGCTGGCCCCGCACGAGTGGACGCAGCTTCACCACAAGATTCAGCGGCTGACCGAAGCCCCCATTTTCATCGACGATACCCCCGCCCTTTCCATTCTGGAACTGCGGGCCAAGTGCCGCCGTCTGAAAGCGCAGCACGACATCCAGATGGTCGTAATCGACTATTTGCAGCTGATGTCAGGGGATTCTTCGAACAAAGGTGGTGGTAACCGCGAACAGGAAATCGCGTCGATTTCGCGGGCGTTGAAGAACCTCGCCAAGGAACTGAACGTGCCGGTGATTGCCCTGTCGCAGCTCAGCCGGGCGGTGGAAACACGCGGTGGCGACAAAAAGCCGCAGCTTTCCGACCTTCGTGAATCGGGATCTATCGAACAGGACGCCGACATGGTTTGCTTCCTGTATCGCCCTGAATACTACAACATCACGCAGGACGAAGAAGGTAACTCAACGGTTGGTATCGGCGAAGTAATCATCGCTAAGAACCGGTCCGGTTCGCTGGATACGGTACAGTTGCGCTTTGTGGGTAAGTTCACCAAATTCTGCGACCTCGACTCGTATTTTGAGCCGGTAGCCACGCAGGGATTCAGCCCGGAAACAAACGGCCTGAGCAGCTTCGAGGCACCTCCGTCGGGCGGTAACGTGTTCCGTAGTAAAGCCAACGACCTCTCTAACTTCGGCAACGCTGACCCCAGCAAGGAAACGCCGTTTTAA
- a CDS encoding PhoH family protein: protein MVEKVITLDNVSLIDFLGVENTNIREIAAAFPMSKIISRGNEIRIKGTTPEITRISDILESLLEHYQRYGKVTPDNVQNYLGQNGVAASGTVPPVPPDDDEVLVYGNRGVVVRAKTDNQKKLVEAAEKHDLVFAIGPAGTGKTYTAVAIAVRALKNKEVKKIIITRPAVEAGENLGFLPGDLKEKIDPYLRPIYDALDDMIPAEKLKLYQENRIIEIAPLAYMRGRTLNNAFILLDEAQNTTPMQMKMFLTRMGPSSKAIITGDRSQIDLPNKQKSGLVESVDILKPIKGIAFVELDGSDVVRHRLVREIITAYEKAGQ from the coding sequence TTGGTCGAAAAAGTCATCACCCTCGACAACGTCTCGCTCATCGACTTTCTGGGCGTAGAGAACACGAATATTCGGGAAATCGCAGCTGCATTCCCGATGAGTAAAATCATTTCGCGCGGCAACGAAATTCGCATCAAAGGCACCACGCCGGAGATCACCCGGATCAGCGACATTCTGGAATCGTTGCTGGAGCATTACCAACGGTACGGCAAAGTCACGCCCGACAATGTGCAGAATTACCTGGGTCAGAATGGCGTAGCTGCGTCAGGAACGGTGCCGCCTGTGCCGCCCGACGACGACGAAGTGCTGGTCTATGGCAACCGGGGTGTCGTGGTTCGGGCCAAAACCGACAACCAGAAAAAACTGGTTGAAGCCGCAGAAAAGCATGACCTGGTGTTTGCTATTGGTCCGGCCGGAACGGGTAAAACCTACACCGCCGTAGCCATAGCGGTACGGGCGCTTAAGAATAAAGAGGTCAAGAAAATCATCATTACCCGCCCGGCCGTTGAAGCGGGCGAAAATCTGGGCTTCCTGCCGGGCGACCTGAAGGAAAAGATCGATCCGTACCTGCGCCCGATTTACGACGCGCTGGATGATATGATTCCGGCGGAGAAGTTGAAGCTGTACCAGGAAAACCGCATTATCGAGATTGCGCCACTCGCGTACATGCGCGGCCGGACGCTCAACAACGCGTTTATCCTGCTCGACGAAGCCCAGAACACGACGCCTATGCAGATGAAGATGTTTCTGACCCGGATGGGGCCATCCTCGAAAGCAATCATCACCGGCGACCGGTCGCAGATTGACCTGCCTAACAAGCAGAAGTCGGGACTGGTCGAATCGGTCGACATCCTGAAGCCCATTAAAGGCATAGCATTTGTGGAACTGGATGGGAGCGACGTGGTGCGTCACCGGCTGGTGCGCGAAATTATTACAGCGTATGAAAAAGCGGGGCAATAG
- a CDS encoding M43 family zinc metalloprotease: MSLLLAPTLLAQSGGESYRQRCGTTEYEKRVLQLRDPNRQRNIDALNQQVEQLQTRQKLLRQSAAQTIYRIPVVVHVIHSNASNAIGGTDNGNISDEQIASQIQVLNEDYRRQSGTPGANTTTLSADAGIEFFLATQDPNGAATTGITRHYYAQKSSFDVFSDDGLLSTIAYWPSNRYLNIWVTTLDNNYLGYGQFPTTADTLKGLVASQNERIDGVMVDHRYFGRQIGTVRSSVYCCGRTITHEVGHWLGLIHTWGDGDGCADDYVYDTPPTKGPNQTTQCRTTYSTCVNNVRTRDLTEDYMDYSPDGCMNLFTVGQVARMRAVLQLSPRRQQLINSLVTVPESDNLTINVYPNPAAADPTVEVKLKGSQSFTVGLYDASGRSVRYYTYASSPSTRVTLSTVGLLSGVYIVRVKTDNETVSSRLVVH, encoded by the coding sequence ATGTCCCTGCTTTTGGCGCCGACGCTGCTGGCGCAATCCGGCGGAGAGTCGTACCGGCAGCGGTGCGGTACGACCGAATACGAAAAACGGGTGCTTCAGCTGCGCGACCCCAACCGTCAGCGGAATATCGACGCGTTGAACCAGCAGGTTGAGCAGTTACAGACCCGGCAAAAATTACTGCGTCAGTCGGCGGCTCAGACCATCTACCGCATTCCGGTGGTGGTTCACGTCATCCACAGCAACGCGTCGAATGCCATCGGGGGGACCGATAACGGCAATATTTCTGACGAACAGATTGCCTCGCAGATTCAGGTGCTGAACGAAGATTACCGGCGGCAGTCGGGTACGCCCGGTGCCAACACAACTACCCTCAGTGCCGACGCCGGGATCGAATTTTTCCTGGCCACGCAGGACCCCAACGGGGCCGCGACAACCGGTATCACCCGCCATTACTACGCCCAGAAATCGTCGTTCGATGTGTTCAGCGACGATGGACTGCTGTCGACTATTGCGTACTGGCCCAGCAACCGGTACCTGAACATCTGGGTGACGACGCTGGATAATAACTACCTCGGCTACGGGCAGTTTCCCACCACCGCTGACACACTGAAAGGGCTGGTTGCTTCGCAGAACGAACGAATCGACGGCGTGATGGTCGATCACCGGTACTTTGGCCGGCAGATTGGTACCGTGCGTAGTTCGGTGTACTGCTGTGGCCGCACGATTACCCACGAGGTTGGGCACTGGCTGGGGCTGATTCATACCTGGGGCGACGGCGACGGCTGCGCTGACGATTACGTCTACGACACGCCACCTACCAAGGGGCCGAATCAGACGACGCAGTGCCGCACGACGTATTCAACCTGCGTCAACAACGTCCGGACGCGCGACCTGACGGAAGATTACATGGACTACTCACCCGATGGGTGCATGAACTTGTTCACGGTCGGGCAGGTGGCTCGCATGCGGGCGGTGCTGCAATTGAGCCCCCGTCGTCAGCAGTTGATTAACTCGCTGGTTACGGTGCCCGAGTCCGACAACCTAACCATCAACGTGTACCCCAATCCGGCAGCCGCCGACCCGACGGTCGAAGTAAAACTAAAGGGTAGCCAGTCATTCACTGTCGGTTTGTACGACGCGTCAGGGCGGTCTGTTCGGTACTACACCTATGCCAGTTCGCCCAGCACACGGGTGACCCTGTCGACGGTCGGGTTATTGTCGGGTGTTTACATCGTTCGTGTCAAAACCGACAACGAAACGGTCAGCAGCCGACTGGTGGTGCATTGA
- a CDS encoding GNAT family N-acetyltransferase: MITVLPITDPADLDAAFLIRRRVFVEEQNVPAEDEYDEFETTSLHFLARVDGAPAGTARWRRTSKGVKMERFAVLSEFRGAGVGKALVQTVLDSVFSQLPEPVESIYLHAQVTAMPLYAGFGFVPTGPQFDECGITHYKMILPASAYPKQ; encoded by the coding sequence ATGATTACCGTTCTCCCTATTACCGACCCTGCTGATCTTGATGCTGCTTTTCTGATTCGTCGACGTGTGTTCGTTGAGGAACAAAACGTGCCCGCCGAGGACGAATACGATGAATTTGAAACAACCAGCCTGCACTTCCTGGCGCGGGTCGATGGTGCACCGGCTGGTACGGCCCGCTGGCGTCGCACGTCGAAGGGCGTCAAGATGGAGCGGTTTGCGGTGCTGAGCGAATTTCGGGGGGCAGGGGTTGGAAAGGCATTGGTTCAAACGGTCCTTGACTCTGTCTTTAGTCAGTTGCCCGAACCGGTCGAAAGTATCTATCTGCACGCGCAGGTAACGGCCATGCCGCTTTACGCTGGGTTTGGTTTCGTGCCAACCGGCCCACAGTTCGATGAGTGCGGCATTACGCACTACAAAATGATACTTCCCGCGTCGGCCTATCCCAAGCAATGA
- a CDS encoding ComEC/Rec2 family competence protein, with the protein MTVLPFVRAVAGLAAGILLYTWLPDQYWLPVLLAVAGSGVVGWLLVRKSFRQAGVALGVALTGLLMAMGWGVTWLHTARNDANNLTHLTDTLRAYEGIVTAQPEERAKTYRVELAVQQGQWGTNVDWKPLSGRVIVYLDKAAGSVPRYGDVWLVNGAPRLIDPPFNPGEFDYKTYLSRRNIYHQQYLRPYQRRVIGNDPPNALTDIAIRVNRWADSVLTRQIGTRAEYGIVNAMILGVRDDLDSEQYRAYATAGAVHILSVSGLHVGILFFVLTWLIGLTAGKRDDRVWLIVLQLAVLWFYALITGFSLPVLRSAAMFSMLLLAKALQRRAPTGHSLSVALFFILLYDPYALLSAGLQLSSLAVLGIGAWQSPLYQSLTFRYRLANKLWQITAVALVAQLVTFPLGVYYFHQFPTYFLLANPVVMVLSMVLLPLAMATLAFGWVPYLNVCLGWLLQKTAWLLNEAVSRTGQLPGAAWGNLWLSPVELILIYALILLGGVLLLSRNRNWLWPLSATALVLVVLMVLGDTDRMQQRRLAVHFLPHRTAVSFTTGNRSLLLTDLDTTDQRSYEFYLKNTFGSWGIPEPKRVDIRQVSMGEVAKTATTTYYSRDYSLLVWQGRSILLVNRLSNYHHWRLPAVVDYLIIRRNALRDWDQLANRVVARHIIFDDSSRTPLTDQLLADAKMRHIACHSVRQMGAYVDEF; encoded by the coding sequence ATGACCGTACTGCCGTTCGTGCGCGCCGTCGCAGGACTGGCGGCCGGTATCCTCCTCTACACCTGGTTGCCCGATCAGTACTGGCTTCCCGTTTTGCTGGCCGTAGCCGGAAGCGGTGTCGTCGGCTGGCTGTTGGTGCGGAAATCGTTCCGGCAGGCAGGAGTAGCGTTGGGGGTTGCCCTGACCGGACTGCTGATGGCGATGGGTTGGGGCGTGACCTGGCTGCATACGGCCCGCAACGACGCCAATAACCTAACTCACCTGACTGATACGCTGCGGGCGTATGAAGGTATCGTGACGGCGCAACCCGAAGAACGCGCGAAAACGTACCGCGTCGAACTGGCCGTACAGCAAGGCCAATGGGGAACCAATGTCGACTGGAAACCCCTGAGTGGACGCGTAATCGTGTACCTCGATAAGGCTGCCGGTTCGGTACCGCGTTATGGTGACGTATGGCTCGTTAACGGGGCACCGCGACTAATCGATCCGCCGTTCAACCCCGGTGAATTCGACTACAAAACCTACCTCAGTCGGCGGAATATTTACCATCAGCAATATCTGCGGCCGTATCAACGGCGGGTGATTGGTAATGACCCACCCAACGCGCTGACCGATATTGCCATACGCGTCAATCGGTGGGCTGATAGTGTGTTGACCCGGCAGATCGGTACGCGGGCCGAATATGGCATTGTTAACGCCATGATTCTGGGCGTGCGCGATGATCTTGATTCAGAACAGTACCGGGCTTACGCTACCGCCGGAGCCGTGCACATCCTGTCGGTGTCGGGGCTGCACGTCGGTATTTTATTTTTCGTGCTTACGTGGCTGATCGGTCTAACGGCTGGAAAGCGCGACGATCGCGTCTGGCTGATCGTGCTGCAACTGGCGGTGCTCTGGTTCTACGCGCTCATCACGGGATTCTCACTGCCGGTGCTGCGGTCGGCGGCCATGTTTTCGATGCTGCTGCTGGCAAAGGCGCTGCAACGCCGGGCACCCACGGGTCATTCGCTGAGCGTCGCCCTGTTTTTTATACTCCTGTACGACCCCTACGCCCTGTTGTCGGCGGGACTGCAACTGTCGTCGCTGGCCGTGCTGGGCATTGGCGCGTGGCAGTCGCCCCTGTATCAGTCGCTGACGTTTCGGTACAGATTGGCCAACAAGCTTTGGCAGATTACGGCGGTGGCCCTGGTGGCGCAACTCGTTACGTTTCCGCTGGGGGTCTATTACTTTCACCAGTTTCCGACGTATTTCCTGCTGGCTAACCCGGTCGTCATGGTACTGTCGATGGTGTTGCTGCCGCTGGCTATGGCAACGCTGGCGTTCGGCTGGGTGCCGTACCTGAACGTCTGTCTGGGCTGGCTGTTGCAGAAAACGGCCTGGCTGCTCAACGAAGCTGTAAGCCGGACGGGCCAACTGCCGGGCGCTGCCTGGGGTAACCTGTGGCTGTCGCCGGTTGAGTTGATACTGATCTACGCGCTTATTTTGCTCGGTGGGGTGCTGCTGCTAAGTCGTAACCGCAACTGGCTGTGGCCGCTGAGTGCAACGGCACTCGTGCTGGTTGTCCTGATGGTGCTGGGCGACACGGATCGGATGCAACAACGTCGGCTGGCGGTTCATTTTCTGCCCCATCGCACGGCTGTTAGCTTCACAACGGGTAATCGCAGCCTGCTGCTCACCGACCTCGACACGACGGATCAGCGGTCGTACGAGTTCTACCTGAAAAACACCTTTGGTAGCTGGGGTATTCCGGAGCCGAAGCGGGTCGATATTCGGCAGGTGTCAATGGGAGAAGTCGCCAAAACTGCCACCACGACATACTACAGCCGTGACTATAGCCTGCTGGTGTGGCAGGGCCGCTCGATTCTTCTCGTGAACCGCTTGTCGAATTACCACCACTGGCGACTACCGGCCGTGGTCGACTATCTGATTATTCGCCGAAACGCCCTGCGCGACTGGGATCAGCTGGCAAACCGTGTTGTGGCCCGGCATATCATCTTCGACGATTCCAGCCGCACCCCGCTGACCGATCAGTTGCTGGCAGACGCAAAAATGCGCCACATTGCCTGCCACTCGGTCCGGCAAATGGGCGCATATGTGGATGAGTTTTAA
- a CDS encoding TetR family transcriptional regulator C-terminal domain-containing protein produces METTEKIRKAYVEFVLETGHQPTSVFQFAKKLKLAEADFYTDYASFDAIEADIWLGLFNEARKTVDADDTYQGYSVREKLLAFYYTWIELLKAQRSFVVYSYGRLKGDMAGATPMQKARMRSRRGMANGQVFSPFKDAFYDYARDLLAEGRESKEVEPRPFVTDRYPDALWAQTLFVLDFWVRDVSKGFEKTDSAIEKAVNTAFDLIGRSPFDTLFDFAKFVYQNK; encoded by the coding sequence ATGGAGACCACCGAAAAAATCCGTAAAGCCTACGTCGAGTTTGTGCTCGAAACGGGCCACCAACCCACCTCCGTTTTCCAGTTTGCGAAGAAACTTAAACTGGCCGAAGCCGACTTCTACACCGACTACGCATCGTTCGACGCTATCGAAGCCGACATCTGGCTTGGGCTGTTCAATGAAGCCCGTAAAACGGTCGATGCCGACGACACCTACCAGGGCTATTCCGTCCGGGAGAAGCTGCTGGCATTCTACTACACCTGGATTGAACTGCTGAAAGCGCAGCGCAGCTTCGTCGTTTACAGCTATGGCCGGCTGAAAGGTGATATGGCCGGCGCAACACCCATGCAGAAAGCCCGGATGCGGTCGCGCCGGGGGATGGCCAACGGGCAGGTGTTCAGCCCATTCAAAGACGCATTTTACGACTACGCCCGCGATTTGCTGGCGGAAGGCCGTGAAAGCAAAGAAGTGGAGCCGCGTCCATTTGTGACCGACCGCTATCCTGACGCGCTTTGGGCGCAGACGTTGTTTGTGCTCGATTTCTGGGTGCGCGACGTCAGCAAAGGGTTTGAAAAAACCGACAGTGCCATCGAAAAAGCCGTCAACACCGCTTTCGACCTGATCGGCCGCTCGCCCTTCGACACCCTGTTCGACTTTGCCAAGTTCGTATACCAGAATAAATGA
- a CDS encoding ABC1 kinase family protein, with product MKTQTSVPTTKVARASQFVKAGVKVGGNYIKHYSKKLLDPDLSKEELHKDNAADIYDALSELKGSALKMAQMLSMDRGLLPVAYTDKFTMAQYSAPPLSGPLVVKTFRTYFGKSPSELFDKFDMEAVNAASIGQVHQAWKDGKKLAVKVQYPGVADAVTSDLKIAKPLAVRLLNLNERDIDRYMGEVESKLLEETDYALELRRSIEISEACAHIPGLVFPKYYPEFSSKRILTMDWLDGMHLREFLQTNPSQEVRDRIGQALWDFYDFQIHTLRQVHADPHPGNFLMRADGTMGVIDFGCVKVIPEFYYDNYFRLINPDTLEDMVLTEQIFDNLEFLTPQDSPKDRAFFSDLFKQMIFMLGAPFAVDYFDFGDDAYFNKVYAFAEGLAKVEELKSSKVARGSQDGLYVNRTYYGLYAMLNELKARVVTNKPEWLRSQKVLEL from the coding sequence ATGAAAACGCAGACATCTGTTCCAACGACCAAAGTTGCCCGTGCCAGCCAGTTTGTGAAGGCAGGGGTGAAAGTTGGTGGCAACTATATCAAGCATTATAGCAAAAAACTGCTCGACCCTGATCTGTCGAAAGAAGAATTGCACAAAGACAATGCTGCCGATATCTACGACGCACTGAGCGAACTGAAAGGCTCGGCGCTGAAGATGGCGCAGATGCTGAGTATGGACCGGGGACTGCTGCCGGTTGCCTACACCGACAAGTTCACGATGGCGCAATACTCGGCACCACCGTTGTCGGGGCCGCTGGTTGTCAAGACGTTTCGCACGTATTTTGGCAAAAGCCCGTCGGAACTGTTCGATAAATTCGATATGGAAGCCGTCAATGCGGCCAGTATTGGGCAGGTGCATCAGGCCTGGAAAGACGGAAAGAAACTGGCTGTAAAAGTGCAATACCCCGGCGTTGCCGACGCCGTCACTTCCGACCTGAAAATAGCCAAGCCGCTGGCCGTTCGGTTGTTGAACCTCAATGAGCGCGACATCGACCGGTACATGGGTGAGGTAGAGTCGAAACTGCTGGAAGAAACGGACTACGCGCTCGAGCTTCGGCGGAGTATCGAAATTTCGGAAGCCTGCGCGCACATTCCGGGGCTGGTATTTCCAAAATATTACCCCGAATTTTCGTCGAAGCGTATCCTGACGATGGATTGGCTCGACGGGATGCACCTGCGCGAATTCCTGCAAACGAATCCGTCGCAGGAGGTTCGCGATCGCATTGGGCAGGCGCTGTGGGACTTCTATGATTTTCAGATTCACACCCTTCGGCAGGTTCACGCCGACCCTCACCCCGGCAACTTCCTGATGCGGGCCGACGGGACGATGGGCGTCATCGACTTCGGTTGCGTGAAGGTGATTCCCGAATTTTACTACGACAACTACTTCCGGCTCATCAACCCCGATACGCTGGAAGACATGGTGCTGACGGAGCAGATTTTTGATAATCTGGAGTTCCTGACCCCGCAGGATTCACCCAAAGACCGGGCCTTTTTCTCCGATCTGTTCAAGCAGATGATCTTTATGCTGGGCGCACCATTCGCGGTTGACTACTTCGACTTCGGCGATGACGCGTACTTCAATAAGGTGTATGCTTTTGCGGAGGGGCTGGCTAAAGTTGAGGAATTGAAAAGCTCGAAAGTAGCGCGCGGCTCGCAGGACGGTCTGTACGTCAACCGCACCTACTACGGTCTGTACGCGATGCTCAACGAGTTGAAAGCTCGTGTGGTGACGAACAAACCCGAGTGGCTTCGTTCGCAGAAGGTTCTTGAACTGTGA
- a CDS encoding nucleotidyltransferase substrate binding protein: MEYKDVRWEQRFANYRKALTRLSEAATQATVEKLSDLEEEGLIQRFEYTYELAWKTLQDLLREKGYVDLKGPKDVLNQAFLVGYIEGDAAWRAMKKSRELTSHTYDQGTASEIAKAIVETYWQLLKDLESRLEEERYGRQTTIFDE; encoded by the coding sequence ATGGAATACAAGGACGTTCGATGGGAGCAACGGTTCGCTAACTACAGGAAAGCGCTTACGCGATTGAGCGAAGCGGCCACGCAGGCTACAGTGGAGAAGCTGTCTGATCTCGAAGAAGAGGGGCTAATTCAACGATTTGAATACACGTACGAATTAGCCTGGAAGACATTGCAGGATTTACTCCGGGAAAAAGGGTACGTCGATCTTAAAGGACCTAAAGATGTACTGAATCAGGCATTTTTGGTTGGATACATTGAAGGAGATGCTGCCTGGAGGGCAATGAAAAAATCCCGTGAGTTAACATCTCATACCTATGATCAGGGAACTGCCAGTGAGATCGCAAAAGCAATTGTCGAAACATACTGGCAGTTATTGAAAGACCTCGAATCACGTCTCGAAGAAGAGCGCTACGGGCGACAAACAACGATATTTGATGAATAA
- a CDS encoding nucleotidyltransferase domain-containing protein, with the protein MNKYGLDNDVLAEIAAIFEQYPPVSRVVLFGSRAMGTHRPGSDIDLAIEGDDLGLWDIVNLLDALEELDLLYSFDLLNRQNIAEPALIDHINRVGVPIYNRLPVTAS; encoded by the coding sequence ATGAATAAATACGGGCTTGACAACGACGTACTGGCTGAAATTGCCGCAATCTTCGAGCAGTATCCTCCTGTGTCACGCGTAGTACTATTCGGATCTCGGGCGATGGGCACACACCGACCCGGTTCTGACATTGATCTCGCTATCGAAGGGGATGATCTTGGCCTCTGGGATATCGTCAACCTGCTTGACGCACTGGAAGAACTCGATTTGTTATACTCGTTCGATTTGCTGAACAGACAGAATATAGCCGAACCTGCTCTGATCGATCATATCAACCGCGTCGGTGTTCCAATATACAACCGACTACCGGTTACCGCTTCCTGA
- a CDS encoding deoxycytidylate deaminase yields MARPRFDDIFMDLAINLAKRSHCIKAQVGAVLARDTRIISIGYNGPPAGTHNCDEEFPGVGCPRDSKGSCSLALHAEQNAILYAAKNGAAIEGATIYVTLSPCIACARIIYSMKIARVVYLNSYAEYKGIGVDEGVEFLRRFGVTVERYVSTDSLAMAEEGNPGNPDVVRQGA; encoded by the coding sequence ATGGCTCGTCCCCGGTTCGACGATATTTTTATGGATCTGGCCATTAACCTGGCCAAGCGTTCGCATTGCATCAAAGCCCAGGTGGGAGCCGTGCTGGCGCGGGACACCCGGATTATTTCCATTGGTTACAATGGCCCGCCCGCCGGGACGCACAATTGCGACGAGGAGTTTCCCGGCGTGGGTTGCCCCCGCGACTCGAAAGGGTCTTGTTCGTTGGCGCTTCATGCCGAGCAGAACGCCATTTTGTACGCGGCCAAGAACGGTGCGGCTATCGAGGGGGCCACTATCTACGTTACCCTGTCGCCCTGCATTGCCTGCGCCCGAATCATCTACAGCATGAAAATCGCGCGGGTCGTGTACCTGAATTCGTACGCCGAATACAAAGGCATCGGTGTTGATGAAGGGGTGGAGTTTCTGCGTCGGTTCGGCGTGACGGTCGAGCGGTACGTGTCGACGGATAGCCTGGCGATGGCCGAAGAAGGGAACCCCGGCAACCCCGACGTCGTTCGACAAGGGGCATGA